The following coding sequences lie in one Vanacampus margaritifer isolate UIUO_Vmar chromosome 16, RoL_Vmar_1.0, whole genome shotgun sequence genomic window:
- the LOC144036156 gene encoding maternal B9.15 protein-like isoform X1 → MKEEIAAAVFFVGRLVKRYGCLDNDSRERFAAALTSALFESYKNHWHPYVPTKGQGHRCLRMNRMQLKDPVLQKACERSGVRYEDLGLPQELTVWVDPGEVACRYGEHSAPFSISVLDGSRRSDGQFSRRVHDAVERAGLDVPSESSSDEEDDNNDAGAAGSTSPSLGAEPKTIPTVNNPNSVYRFSEFAPGAPQTWLTQPKKKPFSGDAFLPFAPIAPLSPQRLPGSKGFNSYRAMFTFAGPRVDKYHWVSKSRS, encoded by the exons ATGAAGGAGGAAATCGCCGCCGCCGTATTTTTCGTGGGCCGCCTGGTCAAGCGTTACGGATGTCTGGACAACGACAGCCGTGAACGCTTCGCCGCCGCGCTCACGTCGGCCTTGTTTGAGAGCTACAAGAACCACTGGCACCCCTACGTGCCCACCAAGGGGCAGGGCCATAG atgCCTGCGAATGAACCGGATGCAACTTAAGGATCCAGTGCTTCAGAAGGCATGTGAGAGAAGTGGCGTGCGCTACGAAGACCTGGGCTTGCCTCAGGAGCTCACGGTGTGGGTCGACCCCGGCGAAGTGGCGTGCAG GTACGGCGAACACAGCGCCCCCTTCTCCATCTCAGTGCTGGACGGCAGCCGACGCTCCGACGGCCAGTTCTCTCGTCGAGTCCACGATGCGGTGGAGCGCGCCGGCCTGGACGTGCCCTCGGAGAGTTCTTCAGATGAGGAAGACGACAACAACGACGCCGGCGCCGCCGGCAGCACCAGCCCGTCTCTTGGTGCCGAGCCCAAAACAATCCCAACTGTTAACAACCCAAATAGCGTCTACCGG TTCAGCGAGTTTGCTCCCGGCGCCCCCCAGACATGGCTCACCCAGCCCAAGAAGAAGCCATTCAGCGGGGATGCCTTCCTGCCTTTCGCCCCCATTGCTCCCCTCTCACCACAGCGGCTGCCGGGCTCCAAAGGTTTCAATTCCTACCGGGCCATGTTCACCTTCGCCGGGCCTCGCGTCGATAAGTACCACTGGGTCAGCAAGTCCCGCTCCTAG
- the slc25a14 gene encoding brain mitochondrial carrier protein 1 isoform X1, producing the protein MFFAVLVRLLSQRCCVDLCLGGLLLFLAGLQQAEAAAAAAAVAGAPTAEMANLNWKPFIYGGMASIVAEFGTFPIDLTKTRLQVQGQSQYTEVRYRGMFHALFRIGKEEGIRALYSGISPALLRQASYGTIKIGTYNSLKRLFVSHPEDETMVINVFCGVVSGVLSSSLANPTDVLKIRMQAQGSLLQGSMMSNFINIYQTEGTKGLWRVSERAPIRKPLKPFSKLKLCLCVPQGVIPTAQRAAIVVGVELPVYDITKKHLLRSGVMGDTILTHFISSFTCGLAGALASNPVDVVRTRMMNQRVLSGAPMYKGTLDGVMQTWRNEGFFALYKGFWPNWLRLGPWNIIFFITFEQLKKLPL; encoded by the exons ATGTTTTTTGCCGTGCTTGTTCGCCTGCTGTCACAGCGCTGCTGCGTGGACCTGTGCCTGGGCGGCTTGCTGTTGTTCCTGGCCGGGCTGCAGCAGGCAGAAGCAGCCGCAGCCGCAGCCGCAGTAGCTGGAGCCCCCACGGCAGAGATGGCCAACCTGAACTGGAAGCCGTTCATCTACGGCGGGATGGCCTCGATCGTCGCAGAATTCG GCACGTTCCCCATCGACCTGACAAAGACGCGGCTCCAGGTGCAGGGTCAGTCCCAGTACACGGAAGTGCGCTACAGAGGCATGTTCCACGCCTTGTTCAGGATCGGCAAAGAGGAGGGCATCCGGGCGCTCTACTCAGG GATCTCGCCTGCACTCTTGAGACAAGCGTCTTACGGCACCATCAAGATCGGAACGTATAACTCCCTGAAGAGGCTTTTTGTCAGTCACCCAGAAG ACGAGACCATGGTCATCAACGTCTTCTGCGGAGTGGTCTCGGGTGTCCTGTCGTCCTCCCTGGCCAATCCCACGGACGTCCTAAAG ATCCGAATGCAAGCGCAGGGCAGTCTGCTGCAAGGCAGCATGATGTCCAACTTCATCAACATCTACCAGACGGAGGGCACCAAAGGCCTGTGGCGAGTGAGTGAGCGAGCACCAATTAGAAAGCCCTTGAAACCATTTTCCAAGTTAAAGTTATGTCTTTGTGTTCCTCAGGGCGTCATTCCCACGGCGCAGCGGGCCGCCATCGTCGTTGGAGTTGAACTTCCCGTCTACGACATCACAAAGAAGCACCTCCTCCGATCCGGCGTCATGGGCGACACCATTTTGACGCACTTCAT ttcaAGTTTCACATGCGGCCTGGCGGGGGCGCTGGCCTCCAACCCCGTAGACGTGGTGCGTACGCGCATGATGAATCAGCGGGTGCTGTCGGGGGCTCCCATGTACAAAGGCACGCTGGATGGCGTGATGCAGACGTGGAGAAATGAGGGCTTCTTCGCGCTCTATAAAGGATTCTGGCCCAACTGGCTGCGGCTGGGGCCTTGGAACATTATC TTCTTCATCACCTTCGAACAGCTGAAGAAGCTCCCGTTGTAA
- the slc25a14 gene encoding brain mitochondrial carrier protein 1 isoform X3 yields the protein MANLNWKPFIYGGMASIVAEFGTFPIDLTKTRLQVQGQSQYTEVRYRGMFHALFRIGKEEGIRALYSGISPALLRQASYGTIKIGTYNSLKRLFVSHPEDETMVINVFCGVVSGVLSSSLANPTDVLKIRMQAQGSLLQGSMMSNFINIYQTEGTKGLWRVSERAPIRKPLKPFSKLKLCLCVPQGVIPTAQRAAIVVGVELPVYDITKKHLLRSGVMGDTILTHFISSFTCGLAGALASNPVDVVRTRMMNQRVLSGAPMYKGTLDGVMQTWRNEGFFALYKGFWPNWLRLGPWNIIFFITFEQLKKLPL from the exons ATGGCCAACCTGAACTGGAAGCCGTTCATCTACGGCGGGATGGCCTCGATCGTCGCAGAATTCG GCACGTTCCCCATCGACCTGACAAAGACGCGGCTCCAGGTGCAGGGTCAGTCCCAGTACACGGAAGTGCGCTACAGAGGCATGTTCCACGCCTTGTTCAGGATCGGCAAAGAGGAGGGCATCCGGGCGCTCTACTCAGG GATCTCGCCTGCACTCTTGAGACAAGCGTCTTACGGCACCATCAAGATCGGAACGTATAACTCCCTGAAGAGGCTTTTTGTCAGTCACCCAGAAG ACGAGACCATGGTCATCAACGTCTTCTGCGGAGTGGTCTCGGGTGTCCTGTCGTCCTCCCTGGCCAATCCCACGGACGTCCTAAAG ATCCGAATGCAAGCGCAGGGCAGTCTGCTGCAAGGCAGCATGATGTCCAACTTCATCAACATCTACCAGACGGAGGGCACCAAAGGCCTGTGGCGAGTGAGTGAGCGAGCACCAATTAGAAAGCCCTTGAAACCATTTTCCAAGTTAAAGTTATGTCTTTGTGTTCCTCAGGGCGTCATTCCCACGGCGCAGCGGGCCGCCATCGTCGTTGGAGTTGAACTTCCCGTCTACGACATCACAAAGAAGCACCTCCTCCGATCCGGCGTCATGGGCGACACCATTTTGACGCACTTCAT ttcaAGTTTCACATGCGGCCTGGCGGGGGCGCTGGCCTCCAACCCCGTAGACGTGGTGCGTACGCGCATGATGAATCAGCGGGTGCTGTCGGGGGCTCCCATGTACAAAGGCACGCTGGATGGCGTGATGCAGACGTGGAGAAATGAGGGCTTCTTCGCGCTCTATAAAGGATTCTGGCCCAACTGGCTGCGGCTGGGGCCTTGGAACATTATC TTCTTCATCACCTTCGAACAGCTGAAGAAGCTCCCGTTGTAA
- the slc25a14 gene encoding brain mitochondrial carrier protein 1 isoform X2 codes for MFFAVLVRLLSQRCCVDLCLGGLLLFLAGLQQAEAAAAAAAVAGAPTAEMANLNWKPFIYGGMASIVAEFGTFPIDLTKTRLQVQGQSQYTEVRYRGMFHALFRIGKEEGIRALYSGISPALLRQASYGTIKIGTYNSLKRLFVSHPEDETMVINVFCGVVSGVLSSSLANPTDVLKIRMQAQGSLLQGSMMSNFINIYQTEGTKGLWRGVIPTAQRAAIVVGVELPVYDITKKHLLRSGVMGDTILTHFISSFTCGLAGALASNPVDVVRTRMMNQRVLSGAPMYKGTLDGVMQTWRNEGFFALYKGFWPNWLRLGPWNIIFFITFEQLKKLPL; via the exons ATGTTTTTTGCCGTGCTTGTTCGCCTGCTGTCACAGCGCTGCTGCGTGGACCTGTGCCTGGGCGGCTTGCTGTTGTTCCTGGCCGGGCTGCAGCAGGCAGAAGCAGCCGCAGCCGCAGCCGCAGTAGCTGGAGCCCCCACGGCAGAGATGGCCAACCTGAACTGGAAGCCGTTCATCTACGGCGGGATGGCCTCGATCGTCGCAGAATTCG GCACGTTCCCCATCGACCTGACAAAGACGCGGCTCCAGGTGCAGGGTCAGTCCCAGTACACGGAAGTGCGCTACAGAGGCATGTTCCACGCCTTGTTCAGGATCGGCAAAGAGGAGGGCATCCGGGCGCTCTACTCAGG GATCTCGCCTGCACTCTTGAGACAAGCGTCTTACGGCACCATCAAGATCGGAACGTATAACTCCCTGAAGAGGCTTTTTGTCAGTCACCCAGAAG ACGAGACCATGGTCATCAACGTCTTCTGCGGAGTGGTCTCGGGTGTCCTGTCGTCCTCCCTGGCCAATCCCACGGACGTCCTAAAG ATCCGAATGCAAGCGCAGGGCAGTCTGCTGCAAGGCAGCATGATGTCCAACTTCATCAACATCTACCAGACGGAGGGCACCAAAGGCCTGTGGCGA GGCGTCATTCCCACGGCGCAGCGGGCCGCCATCGTCGTTGGAGTTGAACTTCCCGTCTACGACATCACAAAGAAGCACCTCCTCCGATCCGGCGTCATGGGCGACACCATTTTGACGCACTTCAT ttcaAGTTTCACATGCGGCCTGGCGGGGGCGCTGGCCTCCAACCCCGTAGACGTGGTGCGTACGCGCATGATGAATCAGCGGGTGCTGTCGGGGGCTCCCATGTACAAAGGCACGCTGGATGGCGTGATGCAGACGTGGAGAAATGAGGGCTTCTTCGCGCTCTATAAAGGATTCTGGCCCAACTGGCTGCGGCTGGGGCCTTGGAACATTATC TTCTTCATCACCTTCGAACAGCTGAAGAAGCTCCCGTTGTAA
- the LOC144036154 gene encoding heterogeneous nuclear ribonucleoprotein A/B-like: protein MADADMLLMETSEQNGNEGDENDAAADAELMADDDDQADGGKIDASKSEEDAGKMFVGGLSWETNKKDLKDYFSKFGEVSDCTIKIDTASGRSRGFGFVLFKDAASVDKVLQQSQHKLDGRQIDPKRALAMKKEPVKKIFVGGLNPEATEESIRAHFGTFGEIETIELPLDPKSKKRRGFIFITYKEEASVKNCLEKKFHNIEGGRCELKIAQPKEVYQQQQQQQQYGGGRGGGAGGYGGRGGRGRGGGQSQGWNQGGGYGGGYYNQGGYGSQGYGGYGSYGGYSGYDYPSGGYYGYPGYDYSQGSASYGKAPRRGHQSTYKPY from the exons ATGGCCGACGCTGACATGCTGCTCATGGAGACATCGGAGCAAAACGGCAACGAGGGTGACGAGAACGACGCAGCTGCAGACGCAGAGTTGATGGCCGACGACGACGACCAGGCTGACGGCGGCAAGATCGACGCCAGCAAGAGCGAGGAGGATGCTGG CAAAATGTTTGTGGGCGGCCTGAGCTGGGAGACGAACAAGAAAGACCTCAAGGACTACTTCAGCAAGTTCGGCGAGGTGTCGGACTGCACCATCAAAATCGACACGGCCAGCGGACGCTCCCGGGGCTTTGGCTTCGTGCTCTTCAAAGACGCCGCCAGCGTGGACAAG GTGTTGCAGCAGAGCCAGCACAAGCTGGACGGCCGCCAGATCGACCCCAAGCGGGCCCTTGCCATGAAGAAGGAGCCCGTTAAGAAGATCTTCGTCGGCGGTTTGAACCCGGAAGCCACTGAGGAGAGCATACGGGCACACTTTGGGACCTTTGGAGAG ATCGAAACCATCGAGCTTCCTCTGGACCCCAAGTCGAAGAAGAGGAGGGGGTTCATCTTCATCACATACAAAGAGGAAGCCAGCGTCAAGAATTGCTTGGAGAAGAAGTTCCATAACATCGAGGGCGGAAGG tGCGAGCTGAAGATCGCCCAGCCCAAAGAAGTgtaccagcagcagcagcaacagcagcagtaTGGTGGAGGACGCGGCGGCGGAGCCGGTGGCTACGGCGGCCGAGGGGGCAGAGGACGCGGAGGAG GCCAGAGCCAGGGCTGGAACCAGGGCGGCGGCTACGGCGGCGGCTACTACAACCAGGGTGGCTACGGCAGCCAAGGCTACGGCGGCTACGGCAGCTACGGTGGCTACAGCGGCTATGACTACCCCTCCGGTGGTTACTATGGATACCCTGGATATGACTACA GCCAGGGCAGCGCCAGTTATGGCAAGGCTCCTAGAAGGGGCCACCAGAGCACCTACAAGCCATACTGA
- the LOC144036156 gene encoding protein BTG4-like isoform X2, whose translation MKEEIAAAVFFVGRLVKRYGCLDNDSRERFAAALTSALFESYKNHWHPYVPTKGQGHRCLRMNRMQLKDPVLQKACERSGVRYEDLGLPQELTVWVDPGEVACRYGEHSAPFSISVLDGSRRSDGQFSRRVHDAVERAGLDVPSESSSDEEDDNNDAGAAGSTSPSLGAEPKTIPTVNNPNSVYRRVCSRRPPDMAHPAQEEAIQRGCLPAFRPHCSPLTTAAAGLQRFQFLPGHVHLRRASRR comes from the exons ATGAAGGAGGAAATCGCCGCCGCCGTATTTTTCGTGGGCCGCCTGGTCAAGCGTTACGGATGTCTGGACAACGACAGCCGTGAACGCTTCGCCGCCGCGCTCACGTCGGCCTTGTTTGAGAGCTACAAGAACCACTGGCACCCCTACGTGCCCACCAAGGGGCAGGGCCATAG atgCCTGCGAATGAACCGGATGCAACTTAAGGATCCAGTGCTTCAGAAGGCATGTGAGAGAAGTGGCGTGCGCTACGAAGACCTGGGCTTGCCTCAGGAGCTCACGGTGTGGGTCGACCCCGGCGAAGTGGCGTGCAG GTACGGCGAACACAGCGCCCCCTTCTCCATCTCAGTGCTGGACGGCAGCCGACGCTCCGACGGCCAGTTCTCTCGTCGAGTCCACGATGCGGTGGAGCGCGCCGGCCTGGACGTGCCCTCGGAGAGTTCTTCAGATGAGGAAGACGACAACAACGACGCCGGCGCCGCCGGCAGCACCAGCCCGTCTCTTGGTGCCGAGCCCAAAACAATCCCAACTGTTAACAACCCAAATAGCGTCTACCGG CGAGTTTGCTCCCGGCGCCCCCCAGACATGGCTCACCCAGCCCAAGAAGAAGCCATTCAGCGGGGATGCCTTCCTGCCTTTCGCCCCCATTGCTCCCCTCTCACCACAGCGGCTGCCGGGCTCCAAAGGTTTCAATTCCTACCGGGCCATGTTCACCTTCGCCGGGCCTCGCGTCGATAA